One window of Botrimarina mediterranea genomic DNA carries:
- a CDS encoding class I SAM-dependent methyltransferase, with amino-acid sequence MKVRDSGMPEETYWESLFDIPAILAWMNLDHRHSVAELGCGFGTFTIPIAKAIDGVVHAFDIDPVMLARTSERAASLRVECRERDVLADGFGVRADRVLLFNILHCDHPVRLLRLAAEALNLEGQIHVIHWQHRDTPRGPDLSIRPAPQQVIEWASEAGLSPVEEARELPPWHYGIKLRNRPISFSVETP; translated from the coding sequence ATGAAGGTACGTGACAGCGGCATGCCGGAGGAGACGTATTGGGAATCGCTGTTCGATATCCCCGCGATCCTCGCCTGGATGAACCTCGACCACAGGCACTCGGTCGCCGAGCTCGGATGCGGTTTTGGCACGTTCACCATTCCGATCGCCAAAGCGATCGACGGTGTGGTACACGCCTTCGATATCGACCCGGTGATGTTGGCTCGCACCAGCGAGCGAGCGGCGTCGCTTCGGGTCGAGTGCCGGGAGCGAGACGTGCTGGCTGACGGCTTCGGCGTCCGGGCGGACCGGGTGCTGTTGTTCAATATCCTGCACTGCGACCACCCGGTTCGACTGCTGAGGCTGGCGGCGGAGGCGTTGAACTTGGAGGGCCAGATTCACGTCATCCATTGGCAACACCGCGACACCCCCCGTGGCCCGGACTTATCGATACGCCCGGCGCCTCAACAGGTGATCGAATGGGCGAGCGAAGCGGGCCTGTCTCCCGTCGAAGAAGCGCGTGAACTGCCGCCGTGGCACTACGGAATCAAGCTGCGCAATCGTCCGATTTCCTTCTCTGTTGAGACCCCCTGA
- a CDS encoding beta-propeller domain-containing protein has translation MRHRSIVSIRLAALLLFLLSPATHAEPPAAPGRRLLAADYSTRRIAIIDVDGGVEWEYPIESIHDLQRLPNGHVLFQTTWTRIVEVDPLSGDVVWEYDAAEANGNRGKRVEVHSFQRLPNGDTMIAESGPGRIIEVNAAGELQREFALKVDHPDPHRDTRLVRKLASGNYLVAQEGDGAIREYDGEGKVVWDYAVPLFGKKPRGGHGAAAWGNAVFAAERLPSGNTLIATGNGHSIIEVTPQKEIVWRLKQNDLPGVTLAWVTTLQPLANGNVIVGNCHAGPDNPQILEVTRDKRVVWQYKDFERFGDALSNSVVVVSKVD, from the coding sequence ATGCGTCATCGATCTATTGTGAGCATTCGGCTTGCCGCCCTCCTGCTGTTCTTGCTATCGCCGGCGACCCATGCCGAGCCGCCCGCCGCGCCGGGGCGCCGCCTGCTCGCGGCCGACTACAGCACGCGCCGCATTGCGATCATCGACGTCGACGGCGGCGTCGAATGGGAATACCCGATCGAGTCGATCCATGACTTGCAACGGCTCCCCAACGGCCACGTGCTGTTCCAGACAACTTGGACGCGGATCGTCGAGGTCGATCCCCTCAGTGGCGACGTGGTATGGGAGTACGACGCGGCCGAGGCGAACGGCAACCGCGGCAAGCGGGTCGAGGTCCACTCGTTCCAGCGACTGCCGAATGGCGACACGATGATCGCCGAGTCGGGACCGGGGCGGATCATCGAGGTGAACGCGGCCGGCGAGCTCCAGCGAGAGTTCGCCCTCAAGGTTGATCACCCCGATCCGCACCGCGACACGCGGCTGGTGCGCAAGCTCGCTAGCGGAAACTACTTGGTCGCACAGGAAGGGGACGGCGCGATCCGGGAGTACGACGGCGAAGGCAAGGTCGTTTGGGACTACGCCGTGCCGCTGTTTGGGAAGAAGCCGCGTGGCGGTCACGGCGCCGCGGCGTGGGGCAACGCCGTGTTCGCCGCCGAGCGACTCCCCAGCGGCAACACGCTCATCGCGACCGGCAACGGGCACAGCATTATCGAGGTGACGCCGCAGAAGGAGATCGTCTGGCGCCTGAAGCAGAACGACCTGCCGGGCGTCACGCTCGCCTGGGTGACCACGTTGCAGCCGCTTGCGAACGGCAACGTCATCGTCGGCAACTGCCACGCCGGCCCCGACAACCCGCAGATTCTCGAGGTCACGCGCGACAAACGAGTGGTTTGGCAATACAAGGACTTCGAGCGCTTCGGCGATGCGTTGTCGAACTCCGTTGTCGTTGTCTCGAAGGTCGATTAA
- a CDS encoding GNAT family N-acetyltransferase, with the protein MIRPYQPGDHEAIAEVFTRAIHEIASQRYTTRQCEAWSGRKPNPEHWRQRCDTKQPLVYVVDGQVAGFLELDPDGHIDCLFVHPAHGRRGIASALVRRAIETCVAKGLPLVYVEASLCARPLFEAMRFVTLRENVVRIGDEKLVNFSMELRLVPEGSSSATY; encoded by the coding sequence ATGATCCGGCCCTACCAGCCCGGCGACCACGAGGCGATCGCCGAGGTCTTTACCCGCGCGATACATGAGATTGCATCGCAGCGTTACACGACACGGCAGTGCGAGGCGTGGTCCGGTCGCAAGCCGAACCCGGAGCATTGGCGGCAGCGTTGCGATACAAAGCAACCGCTGGTCTACGTCGTCGATGGCCAAGTCGCTGGCTTTCTCGAACTCGATCCCGATGGCCACATCGACTGCCTCTTCGTGCACCCAGCTCACGGCCGTCGCGGAATCGCTAGCGCTCTAGTGCGACGTGCTATAGAGACTTGTGTCGCGAAGGGGCTTCCGCTGGTGTACGTCGAGGCGTCGCTCTGTGCGAGGCCGCTCTTCGAGGCAATGAGGTTTGTGACGCTGCGTGAGAACGTCGTGCGGATTGGCGATGAAAAACTAGTGAACTTTTCCATGGAACTACGGCTAGTTCCCGAGGGCTCATCGAGTGCAACGTACTAG
- a CDS encoding YfiT family bacillithiol transferase, which translates to MSTPPDNPAGPPPPTPSYSDDSRDALIDAIRSAPARLQAAVAGLSDVQLDQRYKNWTIRQIVHHLADSHAHIYIRFKWTLTEATPTIKAYEEADWVELTDSKLGDTAPALALLEALHAKWTQLMETMGEADFAREFHHPQSGKNVSLWTTLNYYPWHAKHHTAQVQWLRDQHGW; encoded by the coding sequence ATGTCCACGCCGCCCGACAACCCCGCCGGCCCGCCGCCGCCAACGCCGTCCTACTCAGACGACTCGCGGGACGCACTGATTGATGCGATCCGCTCGGCGCCAGCGCGGTTGCAGGCGGCGGTCGCGGGGCTATCCGACGTGCAGCTAGACCAGCGCTACAAGAACTGGACGATCCGCCAGATCGTCCATCACCTCGCCGACAGCCACGCCCACATCTACATCCGCTTCAAGTGGACGCTCACCGAAGCGACGCCGACGATCAAGGCCTACGAAGAAGCCGACTGGGTCGAGCTCACCGACTCGAAACTCGGTGACACGGCGCCGGCGCTCGCGCTGCTGGAGGCGTTGCACGCCAAGTGGACGCAGCTCATGGAGACGATGGGCGAAGCCGACTTCGCCCGGGAGTTCCATCACCCGCAGTCGGGCAAGAACGTTAGCCTCTGGACGACGCTGAACTACTATCCTTGGCACGCGAAGCACCATACAGCGCAGGTCCAATGGCTACGTGATCAGCACGGTTGGTAA